One part of the Eucalyptus grandis isolate ANBG69807.140 chromosome 10, ASM1654582v1, whole genome shotgun sequence genome encodes these proteins:
- the LOC104422469 gene encoding tropinone reductase homolog At5g06060, translated as MATEGDGVASRCYSSSNNNKNRWLLHGMTTLVTGGTKGIGHAIVEELARLGATVHTCSRNEAEINECLKDWKSKGFRVSGSTCDVSSRSEREKLMLTVSSVFDGKLNILINNVGTNTLKSTMDYTAEDFSFIMTTNFESAYHLSQLAHPLLKASGAGSIVFLSSVCGVVSINVGSIYSATKGAMNQLTKNLACEWAKDNIRSNSVAPWFILTPQTEPVLSDKKFHEEVIARTPLGRTGEPEEVSSLVAFLCLPAASYITGQTICVDGGFTVNGFLFPRT; from the exons aTGGCTACGGAGGGAGATGGGGTTGCAAGTAGATGCTatagcagcagcaacaacaacaaaaacagATGGTTGCTTCATGGAATGACTACTCTTGTCACCGGTGGAACCAAAGGAAtcgg ACATGCCATTGTGGAGGAACTAGCGAGGCTTGGGGCGACCGTGCATACCTGCTCCCGGAATGAAGCCGAAATTAATGAATGCTTGAAAGATTGGAAGAGCAAAGGTTTCCGAGTCTCGGGTTCAACTTGCGACGTTTCCTCAAGATCGGAGCGAGAGAAGCTGATGCTCACCGTGTCCTCAGTCTTCGACGGCAAGCTCAACATCCTA ATAAACAACGTCGGGACCAACACCTTAAAGTCGACCATGGATTACACAGCAGAAGATTTTTCCTTCATCATGACAACTAACTTTGAATCGGCTTACCATCTGAGCCAGCTCGCACATCCCCTTCTCAAGGCCTCGGGAGCTGGAAGTATTGTGTTCTTGTCATCCGTCTGTGGCGTTGTCTCAATAAACGTCGGATCAATTTACTCAGCCACCAAAG GAGCAATGAACCAGTTGACCAAGAATTTGGCATGCGAATGGGCTAAGGACAACATAAGAAGCAACTCTGTTGCACCTTGGTTCATATTAACTCCACAAACCGAGCCT GTACTTAGTGACAAGAAGTTCCACGAGGAGGTGATAGCAAGGACGCCACTCGGCCGCACCGGAGAGCCGGAGGAGGTGTCGTCTTTAGTGGCCTTCTTGTGCTTGCCAGCGGCCTCTTACATAACAGGGCAGACCATTTGTGTTGATGGAGGGTTCACCGTGAATGGCTTCTTATTTCCTAGAACATGA